A genomic window from Cyprinus carpio isolate SPL01 chromosome A2, ASM1834038v1, whole genome shotgun sequence includes:
- the LOC109096968 gene encoding eukaryotic translation initiation factor 4 gamma 1-like isoform X4 yields the protein MNKPPQPINGPPAVPHPAQSPGLTQAAYPPGQPPSVVFPGPSPQMNTAPQPRQFAPGPRALHQQVGFRSLQPYYTNRPNMQGGAPRVPPSSTPRSVAPTHVYQPTSQVMMIPQQQLQFANTQGHTIFLHGQYRPPYMPPTQQYSAGFYPGSSPAEYGTYAAAYYPATQQYPTSVSTTPVMMNPAQQQPTPPPQQAPPQQPGPVKLRERKQIRIRDPNQGGRDITEEIMSGGRSTSTPTPPQTAGPEVGGPVQTNGESDPPVADVIRADDQAKSMAAPAAVSTPPPSKTPEQAPVAPSATDSKPVSEFRPASPVSKIPIPPGEDPAISPALPPSPPPTNNPQLSKPQTGDNVDSPVLPDAPVQEEPEDVSPVEQTSTGVAEEESEVAKEEEPEPVAEPVVETEAASDTSSPAAVISTPVEPPPAKPLLNDVASMDAAPVTTVTPVPEPVVDEPKEKPLLNGLPEDSAVAPVVKLESSTNPVAEQAVPQVQQSCLMAVKEPVEEAEEQKPEETPAPVTVCPVEETTMQAAATIVPKKKKKIKDLNKKDVGDVLDAFKEPEEEKPALEPEVAQKEPSPAPTPAPPAEESDETWEDKEDKLDTENIEPEASKPVEQKYQYKEEQWKPIDPEEKKRYDREFLLGFQFIGASMHKPEGLPHISDVVLDKANKTPLRPVDPRSLMNCGPDFTPSYANLGRQSSGGGGRGPSARRPQPGRGKDQMSRTTKIITNLSLKDNVELNQAENAWTPSVKKRGRGGEEDEEETEAVKTQELFRRVRSVLNKLTPQMFQQLMKQVTELSIDTEERLKGVIDLIFEKAISEPSFSVAYANMCRCLMGLKVPTTDKPGVTVNFRKLLLNRCQKEFEKDKDDDVIFEQKQKELDAATEEEERQRLNEELVDAKDKARRRSLGNIKFIGELFKLKMLTEPIMHDCIVKLLKNHDEESLECLCRLLSTIGKDLDFEKAKPRMDQYFHQMEKIIKERKTSSRIRFMLQDVLDLRKNNWVPRRGDQGPKTIDQIHKEAELEEHREQIKVQQQLLSKKDSSQGRGGRGGPHSSGGRGSQTQDEGWNIVPITTKNRPIDTSRLSKITKPGDFNIQLLAPGGKGSWGSWGKGSSGGTGAKSTGDQDQGRPATSTINRFSALQQSGPSSSSSIDSDRRVPQRNSSSRDRSDRDRGDRDRGDRDRFDRFDSRRDDRDRGLDRPRQAITKRSFSRENEDRRGGDSRGPSDSVRRVSSMTENRDRGSRERDRSKETVKPMSAPAPPPPVQAKPALSEEELDKKSKSIIEEYLHINDMKEAVQCVQELNSASLLFVLVRNGVESTLERSSIAREHVGLLFQKLVGARILLPEQYYKGLQEILEMADDMAIDIPHIWLYMAEIITPMLQEGGIPMGQLFREVSKPLLPMGKAAILLVEILNILCKGLSHKKAGAMWLEAGLSWLDFLPEEEDVNKFVTEQKMEFTLGEESEKPSKKELTAEELSKHLDRLLEEKANNQRIYDWVEANLDEQKMSSNQFVRALMTSVCQSAVICENPYKVDGKQITQRAKLLQKYLSDETKELQALYALQALMVQMEQPANLLRMFFDALYDEDVIKEDAFYKWESSKDPAEQLGKGVALKSVTAFFTWLREAESESDNS from the exons ATGAATAAACCACCTCAGCCTATAAACGGACCCCCTGCCGTTCCCCACCCCGCCCAATCACCAGGACTGACACAG GCTGCCTATCCCCCAGGTCAGCCTCCCTCGGTTGTTTTTCCCGGGCCATCTCCACAAATGAACACTGCACCGCAACCCAGACAG TTTGCTCCAGGGCCTCGTGCTTTACACCAACA GGTTGGATTCAGGTCACTGCAG CCGTATTACACCAACCGGCCCAACATGCAAGGCGGTGCCCCTCGTGTCCCACCCAGCAGCACCCCCCGGTCTGTTGCACCCACTCATGTCTACCAACCTACCTCACAGGTTATGATGATTCCCCAGCAACAGTTGCAGTTCGCCAACACTCAGGGCCATACCATTTTCCTACATGGACAG TACCGCCCCCCGTACATGCCCCCGACGCAGCAGTACTCTGCAGGCTTTTACCCTGGAAGCAGTCCAGCTGAATATGGTACATATG CAGCTGCCTATTATCCTGCAACACAGCAGTACCCAACTTCAGTGTCCACCACGCCTGTCATGATGAACCCCGCTCAGCAGCAACCAACTCCACCTCCACAGCAAGCTCCGCCTCAGCAGCCAGGACCAGTCAAACTGAGAGAGCGCAAACAG ATCAGAATACGTGATCCCAACCAGGGTGGACGTGACATTACAGAAGAGATCATGTCTGGTGGGAGATCGACCTCCACACCCACTCCTCCACAG ACTGCTGGTCCAGAGGTGGGAGGTCCTGTCCAGACCAATGGTGAAAGTGATCCGCCTGTTGCTGATGTGATCAGAGCTG ATGATCAAGCAAAGTCCATGGCTGCTCCTGCAGCTGTGTCCACCCCTCCTCCATCAAAGACGCCAGAGCAAGCCCCCGTTGCACCTTCAGCCACTGACTCTAAACCTGTGTCAGAGTTCAGACCTGCTTCACCTGTGAGCAAAATTCCTATTCCTCCAGGAGAGGACCCTGCGATATCCCCTGCACTCCCACCGTCTCCTCCTCCCACGAACAATCCCCAACTTTCAAAGCCTCAAACTGGTGACAATGTGGATTCTCCAGTACTCCCTGATGCCCCAGTTCAAGAGGAGCCTGAGGACGTCTCTCCAGTAGAGCAGACTTCTACTGGGGTTGCGGAAGAGGAGTCAGAGGTAGCCAAAGAGGAAGAGCCAGAACCTGTGGCTGAACCTGTGGTTGAAACAGAGGCCGCATCTGACACATCTAGCCCAGCTGCTGTCATCTCCACCCCTGTGGAGCCTCCTCCTGCTAAGCCTTTGCTTAACGACGTTGCTTCTATGGACGCTGCACCTGTAACCACGGTGACACCTGTTCCAGAACCAGTCGTTGATGAGCCAAAAGAAAAGCCTTTGCTTAACGGTTTGCCTGAGGACTCTGCAGTGGCTCCAGTAGTGAAGCTAGAGAGCTCCACTAATCCAGTTGCTGAACAAGCAGTTCCTCAGGTCCAACAGAGCTGCCTTATGGCCGTGAAAGAACCTGTAGAGGAAGCAGAGGAGCAGAAACCAGAGGAGACACCTGCCCCTGTAACAGTCTGCCCTGTTGAGGAAACGACTATGCAAG CTGCCGCTACAATAGTgccaaagaagaaaaagaagatcaAGGATCTGAATAAGAAAGATGTCGGAGATGTCCTAGATGCCTTCAAAGAG CCTGAGGAGGAAAAGCCTGCTCTTGAGCCAGAGGTTGCTCAGAAAGAGCCCTCCCCTGCTCCAACCCCTGCCCCACCAGCTGAAGAGTCAGACGAAACATGGGAGGACAAAGAGGACAAGCTTGACACAGAAAATATTGAGCCTGAGGCGTCTAAACCTGTGGAACAGAAGTATCAATATAAAGAAG AGCAATGGAAGCCCATCGACCCAGAGGAGAAGAAACGATATGATCGAGAATTCTTGCTTGGTTTCCAGTTCATTGGTGCAAGCATGCACAAGCCAGAGGGTTTGCCGCACATCAGTGACGTTGTCTTGGACAAG GCAAATAAAACCCCCTTGCGGCCCGTGGATCCCAGGAGTCTGATGAACTGTGGGCCTGATTTCACACCTTCATATGCTAACTTGGGTAGACAGTCATCGGGAGGAGGGGGGCGAGGACCT TCTGCACGGCGCCCTCAGCCGGGTCGAGGCAAAGACCAAATGAGTCGCACCACCAAGATCATCACCAACTTGTCTCTTAAAGACAATGTGGAGCTCAACCAGGCTGAGAATGCTTGGACGCCTTCAGTGAAGAAGCGAGGGCGTGGaggagaggaggatgaggaagagacAGAAGCTGTGAAAACGCAGGAGCTGTTCCGCCGCGTGCGCAGCGTCCTTAACAAGCTCACGCCACAGATGTTCCAGCAGCTGATGAAGCAGGTGACGGAGCTCAGCATAGACACTGAAGAGAGGCTCAAGGGTGTCATTGACCTCATCTTCGAGAAAGCCATCTCTGAACCCAGTTTCTCTGTAGCTTATGCCAACATGTGCCGCTGCCTTATGGGG ctTAAAGTCCCGACTACAGACAAACCAGGAGTCACTGTGAATTTCCGTAAACTACTGCTCAATCGTTGTCAGAAGGAGTTTGAAAAGGACAAGGATGATGATGTGATCTTTGAGCAGAAACAAAAAGAGCTGGATGCTGCCACTGAG GAAGAGGAACGTCAGCGCCTGAATGAGGAGCTGGTGGATGCCAAGGACAAGGCACGTAGACGGTCGCTTGGAAACATCAAGTTCATCGGAGAGCTGTTCAAGCTGAAAATGCTGACAGAACCCATCATGCATGACTGCATTGTCAAGCTCTTGAAGAACCACGATGAGGAGAGCTTAGAGTGCCTGTGCCGGCTGCTATCCACCATCGGAAAAGATCTAGACTTTGAGAAGGCCAAG CCTCGTATGGATCAGTACTTCCACCAGATGGAGAAGATCATTAAAGAGAGGAAGACGTCTTCTAGAATCCGCTTCATGCTTCAGGATGTATTAGACCTCCGAAAG AATAATTGGGTGCCCAGAAGAGGAGATCAGGGTCCCAAGACCATTGATCAGATCCATAAAGAGGCAGAGTTGGAAGAACACAGAGAACAAATAAAAGTACAGCAGCAGCTGCTGTCTAAGAAAGACTCCAGTCAGGGTCGAGGGGGCCGTGGTGGGCCGCACTCCTCTGGGGGCCGTGGTAGCCAGACCCAGGATGAGGGCTGGAACATAGTGCCTATTACCACTAAGAACAGACCGATTGACACCAGCCGCCTCAGTAAAATTACTAAG ccaGGTGATTTCAACATCCAGCTGCTGGCCCCAGGAGGAAAGGGCTCCTGGGGTAGCTGGGGCAAAGGGAGCAGTGGAGGCACAGGAGCCAAGTCCACTGGAGATCAAG ACCAGGGGAGACCTGCCACTAGCACAATCAACCGTTTCTCTGCATTGCAGCAGTCTGGaccctcatcatcatcctcaatTGACTCTGATCGTAGAGTGCCTCAAAG GAACAGCTCCAGTAGGGACCGTAGCGATAGAGATCGTGGTGACAGAGACCGTGGTGATCGGGATCGCTTTGACCGATTTGATAGTAGGCGGGATGACAGGGACAGAGGCCTTGACAGACCCCGTCAGGCCATCACCAAACGCAGCTTCAGCCGTGAAAATGAGGACCGCAGAGGAGGCGACAGCCGTGGACCATCAGATTCTGTGCGCCGCGTGTCCAGCATGACAGAGAACCGCGATCGAGGCAGTCGGGAGCGTGATCGAAGCAAGGAGACAG TGAAGCCAATGTCGGCTCCTGCTCCACCACCACCTGTTCAAGCCAAACCCGCCCTGAGTGAGGAAGAGCTGGACAAGAAGTCCAAATCCATCATTGAAGAGTATCTCCACATCAACGACATGAAG GAGGCAGTGCAATGTGTGCAGGAGCTGAACAGCGCCTCGCTGCTCTTCGTGTTGGTACGAAATGGTGTAGAATCCACACTGGAGCGCAGCTCTATCGCTAGAGAGCATGTGGGGCTGCTGTTTCAGAAGCTTGTTGGTGCTAGAATACTACTTCCTGAGCAGTACTATAAGGG ACTGCAGGAGATTCTGGAGATGGCAGATGACATGGCCATTGACATTCCTCATATTTGGCTCTACATGGCTGAGATCATTACACCCATGTTGCAAGAGGGAGGCATCCCCATGGGCCAGCTCTTTAG GGAAGTGTCCAAACCTCTTCTCCCTATGGGCAAAGCAGCAATCTTGCTTGTTGAAATACTTAACATTCTCTGCAAAGGACTG AGCCACAAAAAAGCTGGAGCAATGTGGTTGGAGGCGGGACTCAGCTGGTTAGACTTTCTGCCTGAAGAAGAGGATGTCAATAAGTTTGTTACAGAGCAG AAAATGGAGTTCACTCTGGGTGAGGAGTCTGAGAAGCCTAGTAAAAAGGAACTGACTGCTGAGGAGCTGAGTAAACATTTGGACAGGTTGTTAGAGGAAAAAGCCAACAACCAGAGGATCTATGACTGGGtagag GCCAACCTAGATGAGCAGAAGATGAGCTCCAATCAGTTTGTGCGGGCCCTGATGACgtctgtgtgtcagtctgctgtTATAT GTGAGAATCCCTACAAGGTGGATGGGAAGCAGATTACCCAAAGGGCCAAGCTGCTGCAGAAGTACCTCTCTGATGAAACGAAGGAGCTGCAGGCACTCTATGCTCTCCAGGCTCTCATGGTGCAGATGGAGCAGCCTGCCA ATTTACTCCGCATGTTTTTCGACGCGTTGTACGACGAGGACGTGATCAAAGAGGACGCCTTCTACAAATGGGAGTCCAGCAAAGACCCAGCGGAGCAGCTGGGGAAGGGTGTGGCCCTGAAGTCTGTCACTGCCTTCTTCACTTGGTTACGGGAGGCTGAGTCTGAATCAGACAACAGCTAA
- the LOC109096968 gene encoding eukaryotic translation initiation factor 4 gamma 1-like isoform X3, translated as MNKPPQPINGPPAVPHPAQSPGLTQAAYPPGQPPSVVFPGPSPQMNTAPQPRQPYYTNRPNMQGGAPRVPPSSTPRSVAPTHVYQPTSQVMMIPQQQLQFANTQGHTIFLHGQYRPPYMPPTQQYSAGFYPGSSPAEYGTYAAAYYPATQQYPTSVSTTPVMMNPAQQQPTPPPQQAPPQQPGPVKLRERKQIRIRDPNQGGRDITEEIMSGGRSTSTPTPPQTAGPEVGGPVQTNGESDPPVADVIRADDQAKSMAAPAAVSTPPPSKTPEQAPVAPSATDSKPVSEFRPASPVSKIPIPPGEDPAISPALPPSPPPTNNPQLSKPQTGDNVDSPVLPDAPVQEEPEDVSPVEQTSTGVAEEESEVAKEEEPEPVAEPVVETEAASDTSSPAAVISTPVEPPPAKPLLNDVASMDAAPVTTVTPVPEPVVDEPKEKPLLNGLPEDSAVAPVVKLESSTNPVAEQAVPQVQQSCLMAVKEPVEEAEEQKPEETPAPVTVCPVEETTMQAAATIVPKKKKKIKDLNKKDVGDVLDAFKEPEEEKPALEPEVAQKEPSPAPTPAPPAEESDETWEDKEDKLDTENIEPEASKPVEQKYQYKEEQWKPIDPEEKKRYDREFLLGFQFIGASMHKPEGLPHISDVVLDKANKTPLRPVDPRSLMNCGPDFTPSYANLGRQSSGGGGRGPSARRPQPGRGKDQMSRTTKIITNLSLKDNVELNQAENAWTPSVKKRGRGGEEDEEETEAVKTQELFRRVRSVLNKLTPQMFQQLMKQVTELSIDTEERLKGVIDLIFEKAISEPSFSVAYANMCRCLMGLKVPTTDKPGVTVNFRKLLLNRCQKEFEKDKDDDVIFEQKQKELDAATEEEERQRLNEELVDAKDKARRRSLGNIKFIGELFKLKMLTEPIMHDCIVKLLKNHDEESLECLCRLLSTIGKDLDFEKAKPRMDQYFHQMEKIIKERKTSSRIRFMLQDVLDLRKNNWVPRRGDQGPKTIDQIHKEAELEEHREQIKVQQQLLSKKDSSQGRGGRGGPHSSGGRGSQTQDEGWNIVPITTKNRPIDTSRLSKITKPGDFNIQLLAPGGKGSWGSWGKGSSGGTGAKSTGDQDQGRPATSTINRFSALQQSGPSSSSSIDSDRRVPQRNSSSRDRSDRDRGDRDRGDRDRFDRFDSRRDDRDRGLDRPRQAITKRSFSRENEDRRGGDSRGPSDSVRRVSSMTENRDRGSRERDRSKETVKPMSAPAPPPPVQAKPALSEEELDKKSKSIIEEYLHINDMKEAVQCVQELNSASLLFVLVRNGVESTLERSSIAREHVGLLFQKLVGARILLPEQYYKGLQEILEMADDMAIDIPHIWLYMAEIITPMLQEGGIPMGQLFREVSKPLLPMGKAAILLVEILNILCKGLSHKKAGAMWLEAGLSWLDFLPEEEDVNKFVTEQKMEFTLGEESEKPSKKELTAEELSKHLDRLLEEKANNQRIYDWVEANLDEQKMSSNQFVRALMTSVCQSAVICENPYKVDGKQITQRAKLLQKYLSDETKELQALYALQALMVQMEQPANLLRMFFDALYDEDVIKEDAFYKWESSKDPAEQLGKGVALKSVTAFFTWLREAESESDNS; from the exons ATGAATAAACCACCTCAGCCTATAAACGGACCCCCTGCCGTTCCCCACCCCGCCCAATCACCAGGACTGACACAG GCTGCCTATCCCCCAGGTCAGCCTCCCTCGGTTGTTTTTCCCGGGCCATCTCCACAAATGAACACTGCACCGCAACCCAGACAG CCGTATTACACCAACCGGCCCAACATGCAAGGCGGTGCCCCTCGTGTCCCACCCAGCAGCACCCCCCGGTCTGTTGCACCCACTCATGTCTACCAACCTACCTCACAGGTTATGATGATTCCCCAGCAACAGTTGCAGTTCGCCAACACTCAGGGCCATACCATTTTCCTACATGGACAG TACCGCCCCCCGTACATGCCCCCGACGCAGCAGTACTCTGCAGGCTTTTACCCTGGAAGCAGTCCAGCTGAATATGGTACATATG CAGCTGCCTATTATCCTGCAACACAGCAGTACCCAACTTCAGTGTCCACCACGCCTGTCATGATGAACCCCGCTCAGCAGCAACCAACTCCACCTCCACAGCAAGCTCCGCCTCAGCAGCCAGGACCAGTCAAACTGAGAGAGCGCAAACAG ATCAGAATACGTGATCCCAACCAGGGTGGACGTGACATTACAGAAGAGATCATGTCTGGTGGGAGATCGACCTCCACACCCACTCCTCCACAG ACTGCTGGTCCAGAGGTGGGAGGTCCTGTCCAGACCAATGGTGAAAGTGATCCGCCTGTTGCTGATGTGATCAGAGCTG ATGATCAAGCAAAGTCCATGGCTGCTCCTGCAGCTGTGTCCACCCCTCCTCCATCAAAGACGCCAGAGCAAGCCCCCGTTGCACCTTCAGCCACTGACTCTAAACCTGTGTCAGAGTTCAGACCTGCTTCACCTGTGAGCAAAATTCCTATTCCTCCAGGAGAGGACCCTGCGATATCCCCTGCACTCCCACCGTCTCCTCCTCCCACGAACAATCCCCAACTTTCAAAGCCTCAAACTGGTGACAATGTGGATTCTCCAGTACTCCCTGATGCCCCAGTTCAAGAGGAGCCTGAGGACGTCTCTCCAGTAGAGCAGACTTCTACTGGGGTTGCGGAAGAGGAGTCAGAGGTAGCCAAAGAGGAAGAGCCAGAACCTGTGGCTGAACCTGTGGTTGAAACAGAGGCCGCATCTGACACATCTAGCCCAGCTGCTGTCATCTCCACCCCTGTGGAGCCTCCTCCTGCTAAGCCTTTGCTTAACGACGTTGCTTCTATGGACGCTGCACCTGTAACCACGGTGACACCTGTTCCAGAACCAGTCGTTGATGAGCCAAAAGAAAAGCCTTTGCTTAACGGTTTGCCTGAGGACTCTGCAGTGGCTCCAGTAGTGAAGCTAGAGAGCTCCACTAATCCAGTTGCTGAACAAGCAGTTCCTCAGGTCCAACAGAGCTGCCTTATGGCCGTGAAAGAACCTGTAGAGGAAGCAGAGGAGCAGAAACCAGAGGAGACACCTGCCCCTGTAACAGTCTGCCCTGTTGAGGAAACGACTATGCAAG CTGCCGCTACAATAGTgccaaagaagaaaaagaagatcaAGGATCTGAATAAGAAAGATGTCGGAGATGTCCTAGATGCCTTCAAAGAG CCTGAGGAGGAAAAGCCTGCTCTTGAGCCAGAGGTTGCTCAGAAAGAGCCCTCCCCTGCTCCAACCCCTGCCCCACCAGCTGAAGAGTCAGACGAAACATGGGAGGACAAAGAGGACAAGCTTGACACAGAAAATATTGAGCCTGAGGCGTCTAAACCTGTGGAACAGAAGTATCAATATAAAGAAG AGCAATGGAAGCCCATCGACCCAGAGGAGAAGAAACGATATGATCGAGAATTCTTGCTTGGTTTCCAGTTCATTGGTGCAAGCATGCACAAGCCAGAGGGTTTGCCGCACATCAGTGACGTTGTCTTGGACAAG GCAAATAAAACCCCCTTGCGGCCCGTGGATCCCAGGAGTCTGATGAACTGTGGGCCTGATTTCACACCTTCATATGCTAACTTGGGTAGACAGTCATCGGGAGGAGGGGGGCGAGGACCT TCTGCACGGCGCCCTCAGCCGGGTCGAGGCAAAGACCAAATGAGTCGCACCACCAAGATCATCACCAACTTGTCTCTTAAAGACAATGTGGAGCTCAACCAGGCTGAGAATGCTTGGACGCCTTCAGTGAAGAAGCGAGGGCGTGGaggagaggaggatgaggaagagacAGAAGCTGTGAAAACGCAGGAGCTGTTCCGCCGCGTGCGCAGCGTCCTTAACAAGCTCACGCCACAGATGTTCCAGCAGCTGATGAAGCAGGTGACGGAGCTCAGCATAGACACTGAAGAGAGGCTCAAGGGTGTCATTGACCTCATCTTCGAGAAAGCCATCTCTGAACCCAGTTTCTCTGTAGCTTATGCCAACATGTGCCGCTGCCTTATGGGG ctTAAAGTCCCGACTACAGACAAACCAGGAGTCACTGTGAATTTCCGTAAACTACTGCTCAATCGTTGTCAGAAGGAGTTTGAAAAGGACAAGGATGATGATGTGATCTTTGAGCAGAAACAAAAAGAGCTGGATGCTGCCACTGAG GAAGAGGAACGTCAGCGCCTGAATGAGGAGCTGGTGGATGCCAAGGACAAGGCACGTAGACGGTCGCTTGGAAACATCAAGTTCATCGGAGAGCTGTTCAAGCTGAAAATGCTGACAGAACCCATCATGCATGACTGCATTGTCAAGCTCTTGAAGAACCACGATGAGGAGAGCTTAGAGTGCCTGTGCCGGCTGCTATCCACCATCGGAAAAGATCTAGACTTTGAGAAGGCCAAG CCTCGTATGGATCAGTACTTCCACCAGATGGAGAAGATCATTAAAGAGAGGAAGACGTCTTCTAGAATCCGCTTCATGCTTCAGGATGTATTAGACCTCCGAAAG AATAATTGGGTGCCCAGAAGAGGAGATCAGGGTCCCAAGACCATTGATCAGATCCATAAAGAGGCAGAGTTGGAAGAACACAGAGAACAAATAAAAGTACAGCAGCAGCTGCTGTCTAAGAAAGACTCCAGTCAGGGTCGAGGGGGCCGTGGTGGGCCGCACTCCTCTGGGGGCCGTGGTAGCCAGACCCAGGATGAGGGCTGGAACATAGTGCCTATTACCACTAAGAACAGACCGATTGACACCAGCCGCCTCAGTAAAATTACTAAG ccaGGTGATTTCAACATCCAGCTGCTGGCCCCAGGAGGAAAGGGCTCCTGGGGTAGCTGGGGCAAAGGGAGCAGTGGAGGCACAGGAGCCAAGTCCACTGGAGATCAAG ACCAGGGGAGACCTGCCACTAGCACAATCAACCGTTTCTCTGCATTGCAGCAGTCTGGaccctcatcatcatcctcaatTGACTCTGATCGTAGAGTGCCTCAAAG GAACAGCTCCAGTAGGGACCGTAGCGATAGAGATCGTGGTGACAGAGACCGTGGTGATCGGGATCGCTTTGACCGATTTGATAGTAGGCGGGATGACAGGGACAGAGGCCTTGACAGACCCCGTCAGGCCATCACCAAACGCAGCTTCAGCCGTGAAAATGAGGACCGCAGAGGAGGCGACAGCCGTGGACCATCAGATTCTGTGCGCCGCGTGTCCAGCATGACAGAGAACCGCGATCGAGGCAGTCGGGAGCGTGATCGAAGCAAGGAGACAG TGAAGCCAATGTCGGCTCCTGCTCCACCACCACCTGTTCAAGCCAAACCCGCCCTGAGTGAGGAAGAGCTGGACAAGAAGTCCAAATCCATCATTGAAGAGTATCTCCACATCAACGACATGAAG GAGGCAGTGCAATGTGTGCAGGAGCTGAACAGCGCCTCGCTGCTCTTCGTGTTGGTACGAAATGGTGTAGAATCCACACTGGAGCGCAGCTCTATCGCTAGAGAGCATGTGGGGCTGCTGTTTCAGAAGCTTGTTGGTGCTAGAATACTACTTCCTGAGCAGTACTATAAGGG ACTGCAGGAGATTCTGGAGATGGCAGATGACATGGCCATTGACATTCCTCATATTTGGCTCTACATGGCTGAGATCATTACACCCATGTTGCAAGAGGGAGGCATCCCCATGGGCCAGCTCTTTAG GGAAGTGTCCAAACCTCTTCTCCCTATGGGCAAAGCAGCAATCTTGCTTGTTGAAATACTTAACATTCTCTGCAAAGGACTG AGCCACAAAAAAGCTGGAGCAATGTGGTTGGAGGCGGGACTCAGCTGGTTAGACTTTCTGCCTGAAGAAGAGGATGTCAATAAGTTTGTTACAGAGCAG AAAATGGAGTTCACTCTGGGTGAGGAGTCTGAGAAGCCTAGTAAAAAGGAACTGACTGCTGAGGAGCTGAGTAAACATTTGGACAGGTTGTTAGAGGAAAAAGCCAACAACCAGAGGATCTATGACTGGGtagag GCCAACCTAGATGAGCAGAAGATGAGCTCCAATCAGTTTGTGCGGGCCCTGATGACgtctgtgtgtcagtctgctgtTATAT GTGAGAATCCCTACAAGGTGGATGGGAAGCAGATTACCCAAAGGGCCAAGCTGCTGCAGAAGTACCTCTCTGATGAAACGAAGGAGCTGCAGGCACTCTATGCTCTCCAGGCTCTCATGGTGCAGATGGAGCAGCCTGCCA ATTTACTCCGCATGTTTTTCGACGCGTTGTACGACGAGGACGTGATCAAAGAGGACGCCTTCTACAAATGGGAGTCCAGCAAAGACCCAGCGGAGCAGCTGGGGAAGGGTGTGGCCCTGAAGTCTGTCACTGCCTTCTTCACTTGGTTACGGGAGGCTGAGTCTGAATCAGACAACAGCTAA